A section of the Primulina eburnea isolate SZY01 chromosome 1, ASM2296580v1, whole genome shotgun sequence genome encodes:
- the LOC140812231 gene encoding uncharacterized protein, which yields MPTSMEEGETTTINAAAATTTKNRRKEVIRLERESVIPILKPKLIVHLANLIQHNSDRAEFFKFCKRVEYTIRAWYLLQFEDLMQLYSLFDPLHGSKKLEQQNLAKDEVDILEQNFLTYLFQVMEKSNFKIATIEEINVAQSGQYLLNLPITVDASKLDKKLLKI from the exons ATGCCCACATCAATGGAGGAGGGGGAGACGACCACCATTAACGCCGCCGCCGCCACCACCACGAAGAATCGCAGGAAAGAGGTGATCCGATTGGAGAGAGAATCCGTCATTCCGATTCTCAAGCCCAAGCTCATCGTGCACTTGGCCAACCTCATTC AACATAATTCTGATCGTGCCGAGTTTTTTAAATTCTGCAAGAGAGTTGAATACACAATTCGAGCTTGGTATCTCTTACAGTTCGAGGATCTTATG CAACTCTACTCCCTCTTCGATCCTTTACACGGTTCGAAAAAATTGGAGCAGCAGAACTTAGCTAAGGATGAAGTCGACATTCTTGAACAGAATTTTTTGACCTATTTATTCCAG GTTATGGAAAAGAGCAATTTTAAGATAGCCACAATTGAGGAAATCAATGTTGCACAGTCAGGGCAATATCTTCTCAATCTTCCCATTACCGTCGATGCCTCTAAG CTTGATAAAAAGCTTTTGAAGATATGA